The following coding sequences lie in one Maylandia zebra isolate NMK-2024a linkage group LG14, Mzebra_GT3a, whole genome shotgun sequence genomic window:
- the opa3 gene encoding optic atrophy 3 protein homolog, with product MVVGAFPIAKLLYLGVRQLSKPVANRIKAGARRSEFFKTYICLPPAQIYHWIEMRTKMRIMGFRGATIKPLNEEAAAELGAELLGESIIFLIGGGCMVLEYSRQAANSRRKEEELNETLISLQTQLAELSLTTETLSAQLREVNRQMLSFPVPTKK from the exons ATGGTTGTTGGTGCCTTTCCTATCGCCAAGCTCCTCTACCTCGGAGTGAGGCAGTTGAGCAAGCCTGTGGCTAACCGGATAAAAGCTGGAGCCCGGAGGAGCGAGTTCTTTAAAACTTACATTTGCCTGCCGCCGGCACAGA TTTATCACTGGATTGAGATGAGAACAAAGATGCGGATCATGGGCTTCAGGGGAGCCACCATTAAGCCGCTGAACGAGGAAGCGGCAGCAGAGCTGGGCGCCGAGTTACTGGGGGAATCAATCATCTTCCTCATTGGTGGTGGATGCATGGTGTTAGAGTACAGCAGACAGGCGGCTAACTCTCGCCGTAAAGAGGAAGAGCTGAACGAGACCCTCATAAGCCTACAGACGCAACTAGCAGAATTATCCCTAACGACAGAGACTCTAAGTGCGCAGCTGAGAGAGGTCAACAGGCAAATGctgtcatttcctgttcccaccaAAAAGTAA
- the hnrnpul1 gene encoding heterogeneous nuclear ribonucleoprotein U-like protein 1: MSVDVKKLKVNELKEELQRRGLDTRGLKADLVERLKAALEAEAQADAGEQEDKGDQQQEEEYGDDYQDNEDETDAQEQQDSEAAEDYGGGDEAEGDAPQDEDEGRDSGGYYEEEEAEGNPYESQTPSDSGHNVPDFTADEDIQKTDMMSEEETKPATKEEVEEENEEEENEKNRQEVKVEVKMEDESEGAGERQQDNQHDQQHGQDTAGQPEQVKTEDERGGHYGRKRPYEENRGYSYYEHREEKRSRTPQPPAEDEEENIDDTLVTIDTYNCDLHFKVSRDRYSGYPLTIEGFAYLWAGARATHGVTQGRVCYEMKINEEIPVKHLPSSEPDPHVVRIGWSLNHCSTQLGEEPFSFGYGGTGKKSVDCKFSDFGEKFGENDVIGCYIDFDSGDEVEMGFSKNGVHLGVAFRTTKEALAGRALFPHVLVKNCAVEFNFGQKREPYFPPQEGYTFIHNLEMEDKIRGTKGPASKSECEILMMVGLPACGKTTWASKHAESNPDKKYNILGTNAIMDKMKVMGLRRQKNYAGRWDVLIQQATQCLNRLIEIAARKRRNYILDQTNVYGSARRRKMRPFEGFQRKAIVICPTDEDLKERTLKQTNEQGKDVPDHAVLEMKANFTLPEPCDFLEAVTYVELQRDEAEKLMKQYNEEGRKAGPPPEKRFDNRSGGFRGRGGGSFQRYDNRDGARGSYQNRSGDGGSGYRGGYNRGSYNQNRWGNSYRDGGSDARSGYNRSQQSGGSYRTAPSYNKGGYNQGYSQSYNQGYNQGNYNQNYYSNYSQYPAYSQSYSQTPATGQTYNHQQQQPQQQPQQQPQQSYNQQYQQYAQQWQQYYQNQNQWNQYYSQYGSYPGQGSQGSSSGSQ, translated from the exons ATGAGTGTTGACGTGAAGAAACTGAAAGTCAATGAGTTAAAAGAAGAGCTCCAGCGCCGTGGCCTGGACACCAGAGGCCTGAAGGCAGACCTCGTAGAGAGGCTGAAAGCCGCTCTGGAGGCTGAAGCTCAGGCTGATGCTGGTGAGCAAGAGGATAAAGGGGATCAGCAGCAGGAAGAGGAATACGGTGATGACTACCAAGACAATGAAGATGAAACGGATGCACAAGAGCAGCAAG ATTCAGAAGCAGCTGAGGACTATGGTGGTGGTGATGAAGCTGAAGGTGATGCCCCTCAAGATGAAGATGAGGGCCGAGATTCAGGTGGTTACTATGAAGAAGAGGAGGCAGAAGGTAACCCCTACGAAAGTCAGACTCCTTCAGACTCGGGTCACAATGTGCCCGACTTCACAGCAGATGAGGATATTCAGAAAACTGACATGATGTCTGAGGAAGAGACCAAGCCTGCAACaaaggaggaagtggaggaagagaatgaagaggaggagaatgaAAAGAATAGACAAG AAGTTAAAGTAGAGGTCAAAATGGAAGATGAATCTGAGGGTGCAGGTGAAAGGCAACAAGATAATCAGCATGACCAGCAGCATGGGCAAGATACCGCAGGCCAGCCAGAGCAAGTCAAAACTGAAGATGAGAGAGGTGGACACTATGGACGTAAGAGGCCGTATGAGGAGAACAGGGGCTACAGCTATTATGAGCACCGTGAGGAGAAGAG ATCCCGAACACCTCAGCCTCCTGCTGAAGATGAAGAGGAGAACATAGATGACACTCTTGTTACAATTGATACAT ACAATTGTGATTTGCACTTCAAAGTTTCCCGTGACCGCTACAGTGGTTATCCACTGACCATTGAAGGCTTTGCTTACCTTTGGGCTGGGGCACGAGCAACTCATGGAGTCACCCAGGGACGCGTGTGCTATGAGATGAAG atcaaTGAAGAAATTCCTGTGAAGCACCTCCCCAGCAGTGAGCCTGATCCCCATGTGGTCAGAATTGGGTGGTCTCTCAACCACTGCAGCACTCAGCTTG GCGAGGAGCCATTTTCCTTTGGATATGGAGGAACAGGAAAAAAATCCGTTGACTGTAAATTTTCAGACTTTGGTGAGAAGTTTGGCGAAAATGATGTCATCGGTTGTTACATT GACTTTGACAGTGGTGACGAGGTGGAGATGGGCTTCTCTAAGAATGGAGTGCATTTGGGTGTGGCTTTCCGGACAACCAAAGAAGCCTTGGCAGGCCGTGCCCTGTTCCCTCACGTCCTGGTTAAGAATTGTGCGGTTGAGTTCAACTTTGGACAGAAGCGAGAGCCTTACTTCCCCCCACAAGAGGGATACACCTTCATCCACAATCTGGAGATGGAGGACAAGATCAGAGGTACTAAAGGACCTGCCAGCAAGTCTGAGTGTGAG aTTTTGATGATGGTTGGCCTCCCTGCCTGTGGAAAAACCACTTGGGCCTCAAAGCATGCAGAGAGTAACCCGGACAAGAAGTACAACATCCTGGGCACAAATGCTATCATGGACAAGATGAag GTCATGGGTCTGCGCCGCCAGAAGAACTACGCCGGGCGCTGGGATGTTCTGATACAGCAGGCCACCCAGTGTCTGAACCGGCTGATTGAGATCGCCGCCCGCAAGAGACGCAACTACATCCTCGATCAG ACAAATGTTTATGGATCAGCAAGGAGACGAAAAATGCGTCCTTTTGAAGGTTTTCAACGCAAGGCTATTGTAATTTGTCCCACGGACGAGGATTTAAAAGAACGAACATTAAAGCAAACCAATGAGCAGGGGAAGGATGTGCCCGATCATGCTGTGTTAGAAATGAAAG CCAACTTTACTCTCCCTGAGCCTTGCGACTTCCTGGAGGCAGTGACGTACGTCGAGCTGCAGCGCGACGAGGCTGAAAAGTTGATGAAGCAGTACAATGAGGAGGGCCGCAAAGCTGGCCCACCCCCTGAGAAACGCTTTGATAACAGGTCTGGTGGGTTCCGTGGCCGCGGAGGTGGTAGCTTCCAGCGGTATGACAACCGTGATGGAGCTCGTGGCAGCTACCAGAACCGCAGTGGGGATGGAGGCAGTGGATACAGAGGAG GCTACAATCGTGGCAGCTATAACCAGAACAGGTGGGGCAACAGCTACCGTGACGGAGGCTCTGATGCACGAAGTGGATATAACCGCAGTCAGCAGTCAGGGGGAAGCTACAGAACTGCACCCTCTTACAACAAAGGAGGATACAACCAG GGCTACAGCCAGAGCTACAATCAAGGGTACAACCAGGGCAACTACAACCAGAATTACTACAGCAACTACAGTCAGTACCCAGCATACAGTCAGAGCTACAGCCAGACACCTGCCACTGGTCAGACGTAcaaccaccagcagcagcaaccacaacAGCAACCACAACAGCAGCCACAGCAGAGCTACAACCAGCAGTATCAGCAG TATGCTCAGCAGTGGCAGCAGTACTACCAGAATCAGAACCAGTGGAATCAATATTACAGCCAGTATGGCAGCTATCCTGGACAAGGCAGCCAAGGCTCATCTTCTGGTTCCCAGTAG